A segment of the Allosaccharopolyspora coralli genome:
GTGGTCGTCGACGCGGTTTCCCGCGCGTTCGGCGTCCTTCCGCAGCGCGTCCAGGCCTTTGTTGATGGCGTCCTGGTGGCTGCCGGAGAACGCCGTGTAGACCAGCTCGCCGCCCCACGGGGTGCGCTCGCCGACGGGAAGCTGGTTGCAGTGTTCGACGGTGCGCTTGACGTGGTCGATGTCGGAGAAGTCGATCTGCGGGTCGATGCCTTGGCTGAACAGGTTCATTCCCAGCGCGACGAGGTCGACGTTGCCGGTGCGCTCGCCGTTGCCGAACAGGCAGCCCTCGATGCGGTCGGCGCCCGCCTGGTAGCCGAGTTCGGCGGCGGCGACGCCGGTGCCACGGTCGTTGTGCGGGTGCAGCGAGAGGATCACCGAGTCGCGGCGCGCCAGGTTGCGGTGCATCCACTCGATCGAGTCCGCGTACACGTTCGGCGTGGCCATCTCGACCGTGGCGGGCAGGTTCAGGATCACCGGGCGCTCCGGGGTGGGCTGCCAGATCTCGGTGACCGCGTCACAGACCTCCACCGCGAAGGACAGCTCGGTTCCGGTGTAGGACTCCGGCGAGTACTGGAACCGGAAGTCGGTGTCGGAGTACTTGTTCGCGTACTCCACCGCGAGCTCCGCACCCATGGTTGCGATCTTCTTGATGCCTTCGCGTTCCTCACCGAAGACCACCCGGCGCTGCAGGATCGACGTCGAGTTGTAGAGGTGCACGATCGCCCTGTTCGCCCCTTCCAACGAGGCGAAGGTGCGTTCGATCAGCTCCGGGCGGCACGGGGTCAGTACCTGGATGCGGACGTCGTCGGGTACGGCCCCGTCCTCGATGATCTCGCGGACGAAGTCGAAGTCGGTCTGGCTGGCCGCCGGGAACCCGACCTCGATCTCCTTGTAGCCCATGCGCACGAGCAGTTCGAACATGCGCCGTTTGCGCGCGGGCGACATGGGGTCGATCAGGGCCTGGTTGCCGTCCCGCAGGTCGACCGCCGACCACAGCGGTGCGCGGGTGATGCGCGTGTCCGGCCAGGTGCGGTCCGGCAGCGAGACGTCCTCGACGAGCTCGTGGAACGGGCGGTAGCGGTGGTACGGCATCGCGCTGCCGCGCTGCGGGTTCCACGGCTGCTGGTCGGCAGGGGCCGGCCGGGCGGGCGTGGTGATGTCGCCTGCGAACGGGGCGCTGGGTTCGGACGGAGTGGTCATCTGCTTCGAAACTCCTGCTGCGGGGTCGGTCTGGGACGTCAAGACCGGCGCGTCGGTACCCCGCGACGAGGGGCCGGTCGATCAGACCCCGTCGCGGCGACCAAGCAGGAGAGCGCGTGCCACGTGCTCAGACTAACCGGGCCGGGGGCGCGGCGTGCAAATCCCCGTCCGGATGCTGGAACCGCGTTCCGGTTCGGCCCCGGCCTCCGGGTGGCGGAACGCCGAGCGTGATCACCCATGCAGACTGTGGCCCATGGCTGCGAAGAAAGGGTCGTCCGGGGTCGCGGTGCTACTCAACGGCGCCGGGTTCCTGGTGGCCGTCCTGATGGTGATGCACATCCTGTTCGTGCTGGTGAACGTGCCGAACACGCGGTTGGCGGACTCGGTCGGGCAGGCCGCGGTCCCGTTGGCGCTGTTCTTCCCCGGCCTGATCGACACACCGAGCCCGGTGTTGCAGGTCCTCGTCGATTTCGGGCTCGCGGCCGCGTTCTGGATGGTGCTCGGGGCCCTACTCGCGAAAGTCCTCGGCTGAGGTTGGAGGGTGTGCGGGCTGGTTTGCGTGGGTGGTGGGGTGGCGGAACCTCAGCGCCCTCCTCGCTGCGGGATCGGTTTCTTGAGTAGCGGCCTACGCTGCGAAACCGCTGTCCTCGCGAGGAGGACGCTGAGGACCCGCGGGTGGTCGGGCTGCGTACGTGGTGATCGCTCAGCGGCTCCGCCGCTGACAAGACACCACGACGGCTGGTTCCGTTAGTCCCGACCGCAGCTCTCGGTCCGCGCCGTGAGCGGTAACAACTCCCTACCGGCCGGTAGTTTTCGACGACGGTGCGTGCCACACTTCCGATATGACCGAGAACACGGAGACGACGTCGGCGAACGCGAACGCGAACGCGAACACGGGGACGGCGTCGACCCCTGCGGAGGGCAAGCGCAGGCGGTTCGACGTGGCGCACGCCCGCTCGCGCACCGTCGGCGTGCTCGTCGCCGTCGTGCGCTGGATCGGCACGGTCGCGGCGTTGCTGCTCAGCGCTCACGTGGTGCTGACCATCGGTGGTGCGAACCAGCAGAACCCGATCACTCAGTTCGTCGCCGAGTGGGCCGAGTTCTTGGCGTTGGGCTTCTCGAACCTGTTCACGCCGGAGGATCCGCAGCTGTCGGTGCTGGTCAACTACGGTGCGGCCGCGTTGTTCTGGCTGTTGGTGACCTCGTTGGCGGTGCGCATCCTGCGGGCGCTGGGCTGAGCACCGGGCGGCAATCCGGCGGCGAGGACCTCGTGCAGCGTTTCCGCCGCTTCCACCGCGTCGCCGTAGGACAGCCACGCGGGTGCGAACACGAACCGCACCAGGTCCGGCTCGACGTGATCGACGAGCACGCCTCGGGCGAACAACTCACCGGTGAGCCAGCGGGCGTGGTCGTGCCGCAGCGTGACGTGCGGCCCGTGCGGTTGTCCCGAAGCAGGGCGGACGACGTCCACGGGCAGGTCGACGAGCAGTTCCAGGAACAGTCGCACCAGTCCCGCTGTCTTTGCGTGTAGCCGCTCCGGGGGGATGCCCTCGAGTGCGGCGAGCCCGGCTCCGAGACCGGAGGTCGACAGGGTGTTGTCGGCGCGCGCGGCGGGGTGGGGAACGCCGCCGCCGATGTCACCCGGTCCGGCGGCGAGTGTGTCGTGGTGTCGTCGGGCGGTCATCGTGAACGACGGCGCGTCCGGGCCGCCGCCGAGGAACTTGTGCCCGCATCCCACGGCGAAGTCCGCGTCCCAGTCCCGGAGTGCGACGTCGAGCGCTCCCGTCGACCCCGTCACGTCCCACACGACGAGCGCACCGTGCGCGTGCACTCGCGCGGTGATCGCGGCGGCGTCGCGCACGCCTCCGCTCACCGGATCGGTGTGCGACAGCGACACGACGGCGACCTGCTCGTCCACCACCGAGTCGAGGTCCTCCGCCGGATCCCACCAGTGCAGCCGGCCGCCCCTGAAGTCCGCCGCCGAGCGGGCGAGATACCGGTCGGCGGCGGCGCGTCCGGAGTCGAGCAGGAGCACCGGACGGTCCGGCCGGAGCCGCGTGGCCGCGAGCAGCGTCGCGAACGTGTTCATCGAGGCCGAGTCCGCGAGGCGGATCTCGTCAGGGGTGGCTCCGGTCAGCGACGCGAGCCGTCCGAGAACGTCAGGTGCGGTGCCGCTTCCGGTCGTCCTTGCGCGAACCCCGGTTCCGTCGCAGTGCAGGACCCCCTCACGCAGGAGGAACGCTGAGCGTGTGGCCGCGAGTGCGTCGGCGTCGTCCCACGACGCCGCTCGCGCGCGAGTGCTCGCCCACCCAGGGGAATTCATGACGCGATCACGATAGGACGCCGACCGTGGCACGGGGCCGGACCGAGGCCGGACCGTGAGGTTCGGGGTGGTCCCGCTATGCGGGTGCGCGGATTGATCTGCGCTGGTGGTTGCAGTGGCGGAACCTCCCCTCGCGGCTGGATGCGGGAGCGGAGACCCTCGGCGCACCGTGTCTGACCACAGCCTCGACCAGCGCGGCCTCGATGACGGGATTCAGTTCCGGGAGTCGCCGGGGAACACCGGGTTCTGCCAGTCCCCGGTGAACACGAGCTCCGCCAGGTCGTGCCGGTTCCGGGGCGCGTTCTCCTTGCGCTGCAAGGACTCCGGGAGGTCCGCAACCTCGCCGAGTGTGCCGACCGCGATCGCCACCCACGGGTCGAAACCGTCCGGGATCCCGAGCAGTTCGCGCGCGCGGTCCGCGTCGAAGCCGGCCATCTGGTGCGTGACGAGGCCCTCGTCCACTGCCTGCAGCACGAGGTTCTGCGTCGCCAGTCCGAGGCTGTAGGCGTGGTACGGCAGCGGGTCGCCCTCGTCGCCGACGCTCTTGGCCACCCCGATCACCAGCGCCGACGCCGATCCGGCCCAGGAGTTGCCCCGGGAGAGCGTCGAGCGGATCAGCTCGAAGGTCGCGTCCCCGCGTCGCCCGAGGACGTAGCGGGCCGGTTGGCTGTTGCCCCACGAGGGAGCCCAGCGCGCCGCCTCGAACAGCGCCGCGAGTTGCGCGTCGGTCACCTCGGCGGTGGCGTCGAACGCACGCGGGCTCCAGCGCTGCGCCAGGATCGGGTGCAGCGGCACGGAGGTCTCGGCCGCGCGGCCGGTCTCGATCGAAGAACTCATTCCTTCACCTCACGGGTTGTCGGGTGGTCTTGCTTGGTGGGTCGGGGGCCATCAGCACAGATCACGCGCCCTCCATTCTCAGATGGCGTACTCCCATGCGGTCAACGAGTAGGCGCCGAACCACGAGCCGAACAGGACCAGCAGCACCGACGTCGCCACGGCCGTCGCGGTCCGTCGCTGAGCGAGGCCCATCGCGACAGGCAGCAACAGCGGGAACGCGGGCAACATCAACCGCACCTTCGAGTACATCAGCCCGTCGGAGCCGAGGTCGAGCGCGAGCACGATGGCGGCGAACGCGAGCAACGGCCACGGCATCCGGCGGCGCACACACAACACCAGCAGCACCACCGACGCGACGATCACCCACGCGGTGACCGTCTCGAACGCGGAGTTCGGGGTCGCGAGAGTCTCCAGCACGAAGGCGCCGGTGGCGACGCCGCCGTCGAACGCGGACGACCAGCCCCGCTGCTGCAGGTCGAAGTAGCCGCCGAGCGAGCCCGTCTGCACGGCGACCCAGCCGATGTAGAGGCCCAGTCCCGCCGGTGCCGCCAGCGCGGCGAACCACGGCCGCCACCCGTCCCGGCGAGTCACGATCGCGATCAGGGCCGCGAGGCCGACGACCGCCACCACCGCCGCCGCCGTGGGGCGGATCAGCCCGGCCGCCGCGCACATCACGCCCGCGAGTACCCAGTTGCGTTCGAGCACGCCCACGAGAGCCCAGGCGGCGAGCGCACAGAACACCGCCTCCGAGTACGCCATCGACAGCACGACCGACATCGGCGAGGCGGCGAACAGCGCCACGAACAGCAATCCGACCTTCGGGCCGCCGCCGAGGCGCACCCCGATCCGATACAGCGCGTAGGCCAGCGCGACCCCCGCGACGAGGCTCACCACGACCGCCCCGACCAGCACGTTCACCCCGGGCAGCAGCGCCACCAGCTGGATGAGCAGCGGGTAGCCGGGGAAGAACGCCAACGGTGTCTCGGGTAGCCGTCTGCCGTAGCCGTCGACCATCGACGAATCGACACCGCCGTAGCCGTGCGCGGCGACCTCCAGGTACCACTCGCCGTCCCACGCGCCGAGGTTGTCGACCAGCGACTCACCGTTGGCCGCGGACAGCAGGGTCAGGGTGAGCAGCCCCATCGCACGAATTGCGAGGTAAACCACACCCGGCGCCCACAGCAGCACTCGGCGGCGATGCGCGAGCACCCGGTCGAGGGTGGTCGACAGCCACCGTGGAATGAGCTGTTTGTGCTGCACACCCGGCGTGTCGGTGACCCCGGCCCGTGGGGGGTCGACCGGTTCCGCAGTGGTGGACACCGTCCTCCTCCGCCCGCGTCGAAAAGCCGGTCCCACAGGCTAGTGGTCGGGTTCGGGGCTGGGGTTCGGAGGTGGTGATTCGGTAAGCTGGTTCGGCAGCGGAGCGGCTCGGTCCAGGGCGCCGACCTCCCGAGACGGGTGTGTTGTCGCTGCTCTGGGGCCGGTCGCGGAGCTGTTGGCGTGTCGCCGGGTCGTCTCGACCCCGGCGTGGGAAGGGGCCGACTCTCCATACGTCCAACCCGGGACGCCGCACGGCTCGAGGAGGTTTTTTCACGTGGCGCTCGTCGTCCAGAAGTACGGCGGTTCCTCACTCGAGAGTGCTGATCGAATCAAACGGGTGGCCGAACGCATCGTCGAGACCCGCAAGGCGGGCAACGACGTCGTCGTCGTGTGCTCCGCCATGGGGGACACCACCGACGAGATGCTCGACCTGGCGCAGCAGGTGAATCCTGCGCCGCCGCAGCGCGAGCTCGACATGCTGATGACCGCCGGTGAGCGGATCTCCAACGCCCTCGTGGCGATGGCGGTCGAAGCTCTCGGCGTGGAGGCCCGCTCGTTCACCGGCTCGCAGGCCGGAGTGATCACCACCTCTGCTCACCAGAACGCCCGCATCATGGACGTCACACCCGGTCGGGTGCAGGAAGCGCTCGACGAGGGACAAGTGGTGCTCGTCGCAGGATTCCAGGGCGTCTCCCAGGACACCAAGGACATCACGACGCTCGGCCGCGGCGGGTCGGACACCACCGCCGTCGCGGTGGCGGCGGCGATGCAGGCCGACGTCTGCGAGATCTACACCGACGTCGACGGCGTCTACACTGCCGACCCCCGGATCGTCAGCAACGCCCAGCACCTCGACCGCGTCACCTACGAGGAGATGCTCGAGCTGGCCGCGACCGGCGCGAAGGTGCTGCACCTGCGCGCCGTGGAGTACGCGCGCCGGTACGGCGTCCCGCTGCACGTCCGCTCGTCGTACTCGCCCAAGCCCGGAACCATCGTGTCCGGCTCAGTGGAGGATCTTTCCGTGGAACAAGCGATGATCACCGGCGTCGCGCACGACCGGTCGGAAGCGAAGGTCACCGTGCGCGGCGTGCCGGACAACCCCGGTGTGGCCGGGCAGATCTTCCGTGCCGTCGCCGCTGCCGAGATCGACATCGACATGGTGCTGCAGAACGTCTCCAGTACGAACTCCGGCCGCACCGACGTCACCTTCACCGCCGCGAAGAGCAACGGGCCAGAGGCCGTCGCCGCACTGGAAAAGATCAAGGACAGCGTCGGGTTCGACGAAGTGGTCTACGACGACCACGTGGGCAAGGTCTCGCTGGTGGGCGCGGGCATGCGTTCGCACCCGGGCGTGACGGCGACCTTCTGCGAGGCGCTTTCCGATGCCGGAGTGAACATCGAGATCATCAACACCTCGGAGATCCGCATCTCGGTGCTGATCCGCGAGGGTCAGCTCGACACCGCCGTGCAGGCGCTGCACGAGGCCTTCGGTCTCGGCAGCGACGAGGAGGCCGTGGTCTACGCCGGGAGTGGTATCTGATGAGCACCGGACCCACCGTCGCGATCGTCGGCGCCACCGGCGCCGTCGGCACCGTGATGATCGACATCATCGACAACCGTCCCTCCGTGCCGTGGGGCGAGGTCCGGCTGATCGCCTCCGCGCGGTCGGCGGGCAAGAAGATGACCGTCCGCGGCGAGGAGAAGACCGTCGTCGAGCTGAGTCCCGAGGCGTTCGACGGGGTGGACATCGCCCTGTTCGACGTTCCGGACGAGATCTCGGCGAAGTGGGCGCCGATCGCCGCCGAGCGCGGCGCGATCGCCGTGGACAACTCGGGCGCGTTCCGGCTCGACCCCGAGGTGCCGCTGGTGGTGCCCGAGGTCAACGCGAGCAAGGTGCACGAGCGCCCGAAGGGCATCGTCGCGAACCCGAACTGCACGACGCTGTCGATGATGGCCTCGCTCGGTGCCCTGCACCACGAGTTCGGCCTGCGTGAGCTGGTCGTCTCGTCGTACCAGGCCGCTTCCGGCGCGGGCCAGGAAGGCGTCGACCGGCTCTACGCCGAGATCGCGGCCGTCGCGGGCAAGAACGTCGGTGCCCGCGCTGGCGACGTCGCCGAGGCGCTGGCTGCCGCCGGACTGTCCGAGGAGACTCCGTTCAAGGCTCCGCTGGCGATGAACGTGGTGCCATGGGCGGGCTCGCGCAAGGACGACGGCTGGACCTCGGAGGAGCTCAAGGTCCGCAACGAGTCTCGCAAGATCCTCGGCATCGACGACCTCAAGGTCTCGGCCACCTGCGTGCGGGTGCCGGTGCTGACGACGCACTCGCTGGCGGTGCACGCGACCTTCGAGCGCGAGGTCACCGTGGAGCAGGCGCACAAGGTGTTCCGCTCGCAGGACTCGATCGTGTTGCAGGACGACCCGGACAACGAGGTCTTCCCGACGCCCGCCGCGGTCGTCGGCGGCGACCCGACCTACGTGGGGCGGGTGCGTCAGGCGCTCGACTTCCCGAACACGCTCGAGTTCTTCGTGTGCGGGGACAACCTGCGCAAGGGGGCCGCACTCAACACCTACGAGATCGCCGAGACCCTCGCGAACTGAGCGCGCCGTTCAGACGGTCTTGCGTGGTCGGTTGGGTGGCGGAACCTCAGCGCCCTCCTCGCTGCGGGATCGATTTCTTGAGTAGCGGCCTACGCGGCGAAATCGCTGTCCTCGCGAGGAGGGCGCTGAGAACCCGCGGGTGGTCGTGCTGCGTGCGTGATGACTGCTCGGCGCCGCCGCTGACAAGATACGACGACAGCGGCGCCCGAGGTTTCCGGCGACGGGAACCTCGGGCGCTGTTTCGTTCGAACGGGAGTCCGCCGACGCGTCGGCAGGGGGCACTACGATCAGCTCGAGACGGCGTCAGAAGCTGTCTGTGGTCGGCGGTCGCTTACCCGCGTTCTAGCGCACCTCGCGGCGTTGGGGTCGCCTCGACCGAAGACAGGCACTCAGAGGGGGATCCGGGATCGTGTCAGTCTGGAACAACGTGCCGAGCGGGTTCGGCCGCACGCGACGTCGACTGTCGGCGGTGGCATCGGCATTGCGCACAGCAGCGTCGGTGCGACTGGTCGAACCGGAGGTTCTCGGTCTGCGCCGGTTCGTGCGCCCCGGTGACGTGTGTTTCGACATCGGTGCCGCGTACGGCATGTACAGCTACTCGCTGGCCGATCTCGTGGGCCCGACCGGAGTCGTGCACAGCTTCGAGCCACAGTTCAAGTCGCATTTCCTGCTGCGTGCCGGGAAAAACGTCGCAGGCGCACAGCACATGACCGTCGATCGCGCCGGTGTGGGGCGTGAGCAGGGGACCTTCGACATCCTTCTCCCGGTCAAGTTCGGATTGCCGATTCACGGGCACGCGCACCTCGCCGACGGGGTGACGACACAGCACGGGAAGTCCGTGAAGTCCGGGAAATTCTGCTGGACACGGACCATCGCCGTTCCCGTCACCACCGTCGACAAGGTGTGCGCGGATCGCGGGATCGAGCGAGTCGACTTCATGAAGATCGACGTCGAAGGGTTCGAGCCGTCGGTGGTCCAGGGAGCGTCGAGCACGATCGAGCGGGACCGGCCGACGCTGCTGCTGGAGATCGAGGACCGGCACTTGTCGCGATACGACCAGACCGCCGCGGAGTTCAGTCGCATGCTGCGCGACCTCGGCTACTCGATGCACGTATGGAAGGACGGGGACTGGGTCCCGGCCGACGAGGTCACGACGGATCGTCGCAACTACCTGTTCGCCACCGAACGCACTTGGCGCCGCCCCGCAGTGTGAGAGCGCATTTGGGAACTGGCGTTGTGCCGGTAGCGCGCGAACTGGGGCGGCGGTACCGGACCACCCACCCAAGTTCCACAACGCCTTCTGAGATGCGGAGGTCCCGGTCCCCGGCGGCCTCGCGGGCCTGCTCCAGCGCGCTGTGGATGCCGTCGTTGACGAAGTGGAAAGTGGTCCCGCCCGACCGTTTCCAGGGGTCACGCTTCTCGTGGGTCACGACGGACACCCCCGTGTGGAACGGCGGCTCCGCCGGCCAGGACTGCTCGCGAGCTCGAACATGCGCTTGCCCATCACGCTCGCGCCGGTGCGCTCGAATGTCTCCCGTGCGATGTCGTTGTCGCGCCCTTCCTCGCCGAGCTTCAGGCTCTCCCGGACGTCCGTCGACTCGGGAGCGGTGAAGCCGTCCAGCGACATCGACACGCTGAAGAACACCTTCCCCGGTCATCAGTCCTCAGCTCCCCTCCGGACGGTCTCGGTGACGTAGGCAGCCAGGTTGCCCAGGGTCTGCCTGCCGCCCTCGATCGCGTGGTAGGTCTCGACCGCCTCGTCGCGGAGCTCCTTGGTGGGGAACACCGTGCGCATCTCGATCCGGGTGGCCGCACCGTCGGGCACGAACGTGAGTACGGACTCGAACGCGTTCGGGTCGCCGCGGTACTCGCCGTGCAGCAGCGTGATCTCCTCCGGCGGGACGATCTCGGTCCAGGTGATCCACTCCGGGTAGTCCGTCCCGTCCGGCCCGTGCATCACGAAGTCCCACTCCCCGCCGACGCGGAACTCGAAGGACCGTGTGGTGGTCGTGAACCCCGTCGGCCCCCACCACCGCGACAGGTGCCGCACCTCGGTAAACGCCTCGAACACGAGCTCCCGCGGGGCGTCGATGACTCGGGAGACCACGGTCTCGCGGTCCTCCGTCGCGGACCGCGCCGACGCCCCTCGTCCCGTCTCGCTCATCAGCTACTCCTTCCCTCTCGCCTGCTTGATGTCCTGCACGTACGCGTCCAGCCGGTCGAAGCTCTCGTTCCAGAACCGTTCGAACCCGCCGGTCCACTCATGCACCGGTCGCAGCCCGCGGGCGTCCAGGCCGTAGAGGCGCAGCTTGCCCGCCTTGCGGTCCCGCACCAGCCCGACTTCCCGGAGCACGCCCAGGTGTTTGGACGCCCTCGGCTGGGACATCCCCAGCTCCTGGGCCAGCTCGGTCACCGGCCTCTCTCCTGCCCGCAACAGCACCAGGATCTCGCGGCGCTGCGGCTCGGCGATCGCGTTGAAGACGTCCGACGTCGTCGCTGCTCGTGCCATGAGGAGAATCATATTCCCATATAGGAATGCGTCAAGCGGGACGGGATCAGGGCTTCTGCCTTGGTCGTAGGTCCGCCGTATCGTGATATCGAGCAGGCGAACCCGGTCATTCGAACGTGTGTTCCCCCATGGTTTTCCTGGAGATCGTTCCTGACGGCTGGCAGTTGTGGAGGTATGACAGCGATGACCTGGCCCGACCACCTGCTCAGCCTGGACGAGTTCGAGCGGTTGCCCGAGGACGATTCGCGCCGCTACGAGCTCCAGGAAGGCGTGCTGCACGTGACCCCGAAAGCCGCGAGCCTGCACCAGCGGGTGGTGAAGCGACTCGCTTCACTGCTTGATCAGCAGCTTGACGAACGCTGGGAAGCCATGTTGGACGTGGAGGTCGTCCTCACGGCGTCCTATCCGCCGACCTTGCGCGTGCCCGACGTGGTGGTCGCCTCGACCGATCTGATCGACCAGAACCCGAACCGGTTGCACGCCCAGGACGTCGTCCTCGCGGTCGAGGTGATCTCACCCGGCTCGTCCCGGATGGACCGGGTGTACAAGCTCTTCGAATACGCGAAGGCAGGCATCCCGTTCTACTGGGTCGTGGAGCTCGGCGACTCGGTGTCGGTGACGGCGATGCGACTCGGCGGCGAAACCTACGACGTGGTCTTCGACGGTGGCGGCGAGATGATCCTGGAACAGCCGTTCCCTCTGACCCTGGACCTGCCGTCGCTGGCGCGACGCGGGCCCGCTCCCTGATCTCGCCGCACGGAACGTCGGCTCGTGGCCGATAGGTTGGGGGTATGTCAGGCACGGAATCGGAGCAGGTGGTGCTCGGGGTGGACCTCGGCACCACGTCCACCAAGGTCGTCGCGGGAACTCGACACGGGCATGTGCTGCACCAGACTGAGCGCGGCTATCCACTGCGCACGGACGAGCCCGGCGAAGCGGTACAGGATCCCGGCACGGTCCGGGACGCGGCGATCGAGGCGGTCGCCGACTGTGTCACGTGGACCGCTGCGCACGGCCACGAGGTCGTGGGCTTGTCGTTCAGTACGGCGATGCACACGCTCGTCGGTCTGGACGACTCCGGCGCCGCCGTCACGCCTGCGTTCACCTGGGCCGACACGCGCGCGGCCGACGTCGCGCGTCGACTCCGGGAGGACGCGTCGTCGCCGGATCTGCACCGGGCGACCGGAACTCCGGTGCACACGCAGTCGGTCATGGTGAAGCTCGCCTGGCTGAACTCGGGGCGCTCCGACCTCACGAACGGAGCCGTCCAGTGGTGCGGGCTCAAGGACGTGGTGCTGGCCGCGTTCAACGGTGAACGCGACGCCCTCGTCGCGGAGCATTCGCTGGCTTCGGGCACCGGACTGCAGAGCATGGCCGAACTGGACTGGCACGAACCCGCCCTCGAGGTCGCCGGAGTGACGGCCGACCAGCTCCCGCCGCTGCGGGCACCGGTCGACTCCGTCCCGCTGTCCGCGAAGGTCGCTGATGCGGTCGGATTGCCGCAGGGCATCCCGGTCGTACTCGGTGGCGGAGACGGTCCGCTGGCCAACCTCGGCGTGGGTGCGATCGAGCCGGGCGTCGCGGCCCTGTCCCTGGGGACGAGTGGCGCGTTGCGTGTCGTCCGGAACGAGCCCGGGGTCGATGAGCGGTGCCGCACGTTCAGTTACGCGCTCGCCGACGGACGGTGGGTGATCGGTGGCGCGGTCAGCAATGGAGCGGTCGTCGGGCAGTGGGCGGCCGACGCGTTCGGGGTCGAGGTGCCGGACCTCCTCGAGGAGGCGGCGGAGGTGCCGCACGGCGCCGAAGGGCTCGTGGCCCTGCCGTACCTGCTCGGTGAGCGTGCGCCGTGGTGGGAGCCCGGGCTGACTGGTGCGCTCGTCGGGCTCCGCCGGTACCACGGACGTGCGGAGATCACCCGCGCGATCGTGGAGGGAGTCGCCCAGCAGCTCGCGCTCGTCCAGGACGCGGTGCGGGAGTCGGGCGCCGAGGTGCGGTCCGTGCGCGCGACCGGCGGCGGCTTTCGGAGCCGTGTCTGGGCGACGGCCATCGCTGCCGCACTCGACGGCGAACTGCACCTGGCCGACGCGGAGGCGGGCTCCGGCCTCGGTGCCGTGTTGCTGGGCTGGCGGGCGCTCGGCGGCCTGGACTCGCTGGACGAGGCGTCGGCGCTGGTGACGCCGCACGACACGGTCGCGCCCGACCGGGAGGCTGCTCGGCTGCTCGCCGAGCGCAGGCCCTCGATCGCGGAACTCGCTCGCCTCGTACGGGAACTGGTCCCCGGCACGGACTGAGAACGCATTGGGGAACTGGGGTACATGGTCCAGTACGCCTGAGCCTCTCGCCCTGCCCCGGTTGGTCACCTACGACCGTGCCCAACGGGACACATGCCAGTTTCCAAATGCACGCGGGTTCACCCCAGTTTTCTTGACTGATTCCAGTTTGGTCGTGCCATACTGGGTGCGTATGACCCCCAGGACGGCGCCCGAGAGCACCACCGGACGGACCGGTGCCGCGGTGGCTCCGCACAACGGATCGCCCGAGGCGTTCGATCCGACGGCGCGGTTGCGCACCGCGGGGCTCCGGGTGACCAGGCCACGGCTCGCCGTGCTGCGGTGGTTGGAAGGACACCCGCACTCGAGCACCGACCAGGTGGCGGGTGCGGTGCGGACCGAACTCGGCTCGGTGTCCACACAGGCCGTCTACGACGTGCTGCACGCGTGCACCTCCGCAGGGCTCGTCCGCCGGATCGAACCCGCCGGGCATCCGGCCCGGTTCGAAACCCGGACCGCCGACAACCACCACCACCTGGTGTGCCGACAGTGCGGCCGAACGGACGACGTCGACTGCGTGCAGGGCGCAGCGCCGTGTCTGACCCCGTTCGACACCGCCGGGTACGCCGTGGACGAGGCCGAAGTCGTGTTCTGGGGGGTCTGTCCCACCTGCCGTTCCGAGGCCGACCGGCCCCCGGAGGGCAGCCGAGACCACCATGAGGAGGACGGTTCGTGAGTTCGCCGCGACCCACCACGACCAACGCGGGCATCCCCGTCGCCAGCGACAACCACTCGCT
Coding sequences within it:
- a CDS encoding gluconokinase, yielding MSGTESEQVVLGVDLGTTSTKVVAGTRHGHVLHQTERGYPLRTDEPGEAVQDPGTVRDAAIEAVADCVTWTAAHGHEVVGLSFSTAMHTLVGLDDSGAAVTPAFTWADTRAADVARRLREDASSPDLHRATGTPVHTQSVMVKLAWLNSGRSDLTNGAVQWCGLKDVVLAAFNGERDALVAEHSLASGTGLQSMAELDWHEPALEVAGVTADQLPPLRAPVDSVPLSAKVADAVGLPQGIPVVLGGGDGPLANLGVGAIEPGVAALSLGTSGALRVVRNEPGVDERCRTFSYALADGRWVIGGAVSNGAVVGQWAADAFGVEVPDLLEEAAEVPHGAEGLVALPYLLGERAPWWEPGLTGALVGLRRYHGRAEITRAIVEGVAQQLALVQDAVRESGAEVRSVRATGGGFRSRVWATAIAAALDGELHLADAEAGSGLGAVLLGWRALGGLDSLDEASALVTPHDTVAPDREAARLLAERRPSIAELARLVRELVPGTD
- a CDS encoding SRPBCC family protein, with translation MSETGRGASARSATEDRETVVSRVIDAPRELVFEAFTEVRHLSRWWGPTGFTTTTRSFEFRVGGEWDFVMHGPDGTDYPEWITWTEIVPPEEITLLHGEYRGDPNAFESVLTFVPDGAATRIEMRTVFPTKELRDEAVETYHAIEGGRQTLGNLAAYVTETVRRGAED
- a CDS encoding aspartate-semialdehyde dehydrogenase, giving the protein MSTGPTVAIVGATGAVGTVMIDIIDNRPSVPWGEVRLIASARSAGKKMTVRGEEKTVVELSPEAFDGVDIALFDVPDEISAKWAPIAAERGAIAVDNSGAFRLDPEVPLVVPEVNASKVHERPKGIVANPNCTTLSMMASLGALHHEFGLRELVVSSYQAASGAGQEGVDRLYAEIAAVAGKNVGARAGDVAEALAAAGLSEETPFKAPLAMNVVPWAGSRKDDGWTSEELKVRNESRKILGIDDLKVSATCVRVPVLTTHSLAVHATFEREVTVEQAHKVFRSQDSIVLQDDPDNEVFPTPAAVVGGDPTYVGRVRQALDFPNTLEFFVCGDNLRKGAALNTYEIAETLAN
- a CDS encoding Uma2 family endonuclease translates to MTWPDHLLSLDEFERLPEDDSRRYELQEGVLHVTPKAASLHQRVVKRLASLLDQQLDERWEAMLDVEVVLTASYPPTLRVPDVVVASTDLIDQNPNRLHAQDVVLAVEVISPGSSRMDRVYKLFEYAKAGIPFYWVVELGDSVSVTAMRLGGETYDVVFDGGGEMILEQPFPLTLDLPSLARRGPAP
- a CDS encoding FkbM family methyltransferase, with amino-acid sequence MSVWNNVPSGFGRTRRRLSAVASALRTAASVRLVEPEVLGLRRFVRPGDVCFDIGAAYGMYSYSLADLVGPTGVVHSFEPQFKSHFLLRAGKNVAGAQHMTVDRAGVGREQGTFDILLPVKFGLPIHGHAHLADGVTTQHGKSVKSGKFCWTRTIAVPVTTVDKVCADRGIERVDFMKIDVEGFEPSVVQGASSTIERDRPTLLLEIEDRHLSRYDQTAAEFSRMLRDLGYSMHVWKDGDWVPADEVTTDRRNYLFATERTWRRPAV
- a CDS encoding Fur family transcriptional regulator, yielding MTPRTAPESTTGRTGAAVAPHNGSPEAFDPTARLRTAGLRVTRPRLAVLRWLEGHPHSSTDQVAGAVRTELGSVSTQAVYDVLHACTSAGLVRRIEPAGHPARFETRTADNHHHLVCRQCGRTDDVDCVQGAAPCLTPFDTAGYAVDEAEVVFWGVCPTCRSEADRPPEGSRDHHEEDGS
- a CDS encoding ArsR/SmtB family transcription factor codes for the protein MARAATTSDVFNAIAEPQRREILVLLRAGERPVTELAQELGMSQPRASKHLGVLREVGLVRDRKAGKLRLYGLDARGLRPVHEWTGGFERFWNESFDRLDAYVQDIKQARGKE